Part of the Mastacembelus armatus chromosome 6, fMasArm1.2, whole genome shotgun sequence genome, ttctctcctctcatctcatcatcagtttttttttttcagtgtcattatCTTTCACCTGCTAGGTATTCCTGGTGCAGTAAACGTCTGATTGAAGAGCGGTACACCTGGTCAAACCAGTTGACCCTTGCTGACCTCATTCCACTTGAGACACCTGTCAACTCTGCTCGTCCCTCAAAGGGTCAGTGGAAGGAAAAACTCATTGTGGGCCATAATGTCAGTTTTGATCGAGCTCACATTAAGGAGCAATATTTGCTGAAGGTGAGTGTACAGACAgtgttttaattcattcatcatGACACTTGAAAATATGTGTTCATCATGAAAATATGTATTTCTTTCCTTGAAGGGTTCAAAGGTACGCTTCATTGACACCATGAGCCTCCACATGGCCATCTCGGGTCTGACTGGGTTCCAGCGCATGCTGTGGATGGCCAGTAAGATGGGCAAGAAGATGGGTCTTCAGGAGGTCAAGGAACACATTAAGAAAGCTAGACAGAAAAGGGAGGGCCCAATGGTTGGTATCCTAGTCTCACCAAAATTTATCTACAAAATGCATGatgatatatatagatatagtaTAGTGATGTAGCTTTGGTTGAATGGATTTTTGGTTTCAGTGTAACTCTGCCTTTTGCATCataactgtgttttgtgtgtgcatgtgtgtatagaTAGGCTCCTGGGACTGGGTGAATATCAGCAGTATTAATAACCTGGGTGATGTTCATGCTCTGTATGTGGGTGGGCCACTACTGCAGAAAGAGGCCAGAGAGACCTTTGTCAAAGGCAGCATGAGGGATGTGAGGAACAACTTTCAGGTCAGAATTTTATGAGAATCATGTTAGATCTTCAATTatgaaatacaaaatgttttggCACTGTGAGGCAATAACTTTGTCTTTGCTGACCTCTACAGGAGTTAATGCAGTATTGCGCCAAGGATGTTCAGGCTACCCATCAAGTCTTCACAGAGCAACTACCTCTCTTCATGGAGAGGTCAGTAAATCCTAACACTTTCTGCTACCTCTGGGTTGATTCTATTGGTCATTAAAAGAACAATGACATTACTTTGTTCACAGTGCATAATAATTCTACTCCTCTGTCTTTCATAAGGTGCCCTCATCCAGTGACGTTCGCAGGCATGCTGGAGATGGGCGTGAGCTACCTTCCTGTCAATCAAAACTGGGGACGGTACCTGGAGGATTCTCAGGATATTTATGAAGAGCTTCAGAGGGAGATGAAAAAGTCTCTGATGACTCTCGCGGATGATGCCTGCCAGCTCCTACAGGATGACAGGTATCAAGAGCACCGACTTATCACCATGTTTCTTTTTGCAACACTTTTTAAGCCGTGTCCATGAATGTGTAACAATGGACTAGGGATGATAGATTTATGCATGATCTGCCATTCTTAAAGGAGCTTTAGGGGGGTTtgcataaaacatgtttaatatttttgctTAAGATACAAAGAAGACCCCTGGCTGTGGGATCTTGAGTGGGATGTGCAGGAGTTCAAACAGAAGAAAGTAGCAGCTAGTAAGaagaaacacttaaaaaaatcaGCTGATACACAAGCTGCTACACCTCTTCCAGACTGGGAAGAAGGTAAAAGTCTACGTTTGTAAAGCCAGTGTTTTATGAGATAGTTGTTTTAGTTTATATATTATagcaaaaattttaaaaagggttaaaaaaaaaaaaaactgaagttgaTTTGGTTGATTTTTTTGTGACTTTAGACCCAGGTCCACCATCTGAAGAAGAGATGGCAGGCACTTGCCCCAGCAGACTGACTGTGGAGACGCTGAAGGAAACGGTGAATCGACTTCCCAAGAGAAGGCAACATCTGCCTGGACATCCGGGGTAAGAGTACTGCCAAGCACCACAGAGCCATCCAGTATTTGCTATTTTTAAATTCCCTCTTCCATTTGCTAGTAAGAGTGTAAGTAAGGCCATCGGCTTCTTTACTGTCTTGGCAGGTGGTATCGTAAGCTGTGTGAAAAGATGTCTGACGAGAACTGGTCAGCTGGAGCCAGCCTAATCAGTCTACAGATGAGAGTGACCCCTAAGTTAATGGGTCTGACCTGGGATGGTTTCCCCCTGCATTACACGGAGAAACACGGCTGGGGCTATCTGGTACCCGGACGCAGGGACAACCTAAATTCtcaagaagaaaacacaggccCTGTGTGCCCACACAGGTATTTGTTACTTTGCTGTCCAAGTAAAAGCACGGTAGGGTGGTCTCTCATCATCAGCTTACATGAGTTTGGTGGATGTTTCTGATAAGattcagatgtgtgtgttgaaggCTTGTTGTGTTCTGCAGAGCTATTGAGAGTGTTTACAGAGAGTATTGCGAGCAGAACAGTAAAGAATGGCCTGCATATCTGGACTCCAACCTCTCAGATGTCATCAATTTGACTGACAGCGCGGTGTGGGCAAAGGTGCATACACTCAGAAAGTCTTACAGACCAGTGCAAATAGCAGGAACAGCTAGTAGCTACAGCatgactttctgttttcatcagtttttaagTTGAtgctaatgtgtttgtgttgtaatcCTCTGAGATTTTTATTGTCTGATCCTCCAGTTGGTATAtgtactgtttcttttttaatccaATGTTACTCTGATCACATATTGATCACATCCACAGGCTGTGGAAATAAAGACTGTCTGTATTATGACAgacatctatttttttttttttttttttttaaggcagaGGAGTTAGGTTCCCTGGAAAGTCTGGCAGAGGAAAATGGAATCCGAATGATGAAAAAtgggaagaggaaaaacaatggGGCGAGTGAAGcagtctgtttttcagttttttacttttatcCATCACTTTGTACCAATGTCTTTATTATTAACTGTTTTTCTTGTATGGCCTTGTGTTCTGTGTCAACAGTCTGAAGATCCACATCATCTCACAGAGGAGAGTCAATGCCATTATCACCATGGAAATGGGCCCTATAATGATGTAGATATCCCAGGATGCTGGTTTTTCAAATTACCTCACAAGGTGGAGTGTAGTTTCATTGTTTATCTAGAGGCTCCTGAATATGGACCACTGGAACAGTGTCACTCCAATGAGCTACATCTAACAGAAAATCTACGTTTCAGGATGGTAATCACAACAATGTTGGCAGCCCTTTTTCAAAGGACTTCTTGTCCAAGATGGAGGATGGGACTCTTAGGGCAGGACGCGGTGGAACCAATGCTACAAGAGCTCTGGAGATCAACAAAATGATATCCTTCTGGAGGAATGCCCATAAACGTATAAGGTACCGCCCAGGTTCCACCACAAATGTATTCATCTGTTGGTGTTCAGTCACTTTGGTAACGATGGTGAATGCATGAATTTTATTGTGTCCCCTGATAGCTCTCAGATGGTGCTTTGGCTTCGAAGGGGAGAGCTTCCTCGTTTTGTCGTCAGGTTTGTCTGGTGTATAAATAACTATTGTGTATTTATTGATCTGCCATATCGTAGGGAAAAGACACTGATGTGTTTAAAAAACTTTGTCTCCATCAGGCATAAAGATTTTAACGAAGAGTGTCAGTATGGTGCCATATTACCTCAAGTCGTTACTGCTGGAACAGTAACACGTAGGGCTGTGGAGCCAACATGGCTGACTGCCAGTAATGC contains:
- the polg gene encoding DNA polymerase subunit gamma-1 — protein: MGMRHVMLQVLSCPLQRTLITLQWTCLRSLYSTKPLSLQGEDTTETRLNPLNIQMLSRNLHEQIFRGLEPECRQEDVERSIRHLQKHQLWGKEAMLLPNVQLKLPRMYGNNIDEHFRILAQKQSLPYLEAATKLHLAELPPMPQKWSWEVGWTRYGPGGESQKVDYPEESALVFDVEVCATEGQCPTLAAAVSATNWYSWCSKRLIEERYTWSNQLTLADLIPLETPVNSARPSKGQWKEKLIVGHNVSFDRAHIKEQYLLKGSKVRFIDTMSLHMAISGLTGFQRMLWMASKMGKKMGLQEVKEHIKKARQKREGPMIGSWDWVNISSINNLGDVHALYVGGPLLQKEARETFVKGSMRDVRNNFQELMQYCAKDVQATHQVFTEQLPLFMERCPHPVTFAGMLEMGVSYLPVNQNWGRYLEDSQDIYEELQREMKKSLMTLADDACQLLQDDRYKEDPWLWDLEWDVQEFKQKKVAASKKKHLKKSADTQAATPLPDWEEDPGPPSEEEMAGTCPSRLTVETLKETVNRLPKRRQHLPGHPGWYRKLCEKMSDENWSAGASLISLQMRVTPKLMGLTWDGFPLHYTEKHGWGYLVPGRRDNLNSQEENTGPVCPHRAIESVYREYCEQNSKEWPAYLDSNLSDVINLTDSAVWAKAEELGSLESLAEENGIRMMKNGKRKNNGSEDPHHLTEESQCHYHHGNGPYNDVDIPGCWFFKLPHKDGNHNNVGSPFSKDFLSKMEDGTLRAGRGGTNATRALEINKMISFWRNAHKRISSQMVLWLRRGELPRFVVRHKDFNEECQYGAILPQVVTAGTVTRRAVEPTWLTASNAQRDRVGSELKAMVQVPPGYHLVGADVDSQELWIAAVLGEAHFAGMHGCTAFGWMTLQGKKSQGTDLHSRTADAVGISREHAKVFNYGRIYGAGQPFAERLLMQFNHRLSQMKAASKAKQMYALTKGIRRYELSEEAEWLVKELGIEVEREENGSVTLQELRRITRLASQSSRRKKWNMVGKRLWAGGTESDMFNKLESIAHSDQPATPVLGCRISRALEPKAVKDEFITSRVNWVVQSSAVDYLHLMLVAMKWLFEEHNIDGRFCISIHDEVRYLVCSEDRYRAALALQITNLLTRSMFAHALGMQDLPQSVAFFSAVDIDQCLRKEVTMDCVTPSNPTGLERKYSLPPGEALDIYQIIDITKGSLHKGR